A genomic window from Silene latifolia isolate original U9 population chromosome Y, ASM4854445v1, whole genome shotgun sequence includes:
- the LOC141629220 gene encoding uncharacterized protein LOC141629220: protein MEAHGITDWNTLALVFYKSYFPPQKTNAPRSQIIRFKQDPTNDLNETLVPFKRLVRSVPHHGFQIWFLCNEFYNGLYDDYIAVLDSSANGRFQNNTTDANAWKLIEEMVTNTAEYGNLREQVHAFQSFMQGTPYSNFFPERSQNVFTPTPQPNNAYVIPQNRENQPDNFVAQLSSQNSQRQLGTSPSHPGKPHEIVNAIHLRSGFTYDRPEMSRDGADLVNGELDVNVNDKIADPLPIADESTSNTNKKSNSNKEKKATEPLNVSVPVTELITQAPSYAKFMKEILTRNRSFDEVETIAFTEECSVLLQNKSPPKLADPGSFSIPGSIGTHTMDNALCDLGSSVSVLPLSLAKKIGLTEFKCTNMTVQIADRSLSRPLEILEDVPMWVGKFIIPVDFIVLDIPKDTHTPIILERPFLHTAGAIIDVGARTLTFKVGSEKLTYTQFSVRRAPMQVVPCHAVSPIEYDRVADSHTG from the exons ATGGAAGCACATGGTATTACTGACTGGAATACACTAGCTCTTGTATTCTACAAGAGTTATTTTCCGCCGCAAAAGACCAATGCTCCGAGAAGCCAAATTATAAGGTTCAAACAGGATCCAACTAACGATCTGAATGAAACATTGGTTCCCTTCAAGAGACTAGTCCGTTCAGTTCCACATCATGGTTTCCAGATCTGGTTTTTATGCAAcgagttctataatgggttgtacgatgattaCATAGCTGTTCTTGATTCCTCTGCCAATGGGAGATTTCAAAACAACACTACTGATGCCAATGCTTGGAAATTGATAGAGGAAATGGTCACTAACACTGCTGAGTATGGTAATCTTAGAG AGCAAGTCCATGCTTTCCAGTCTTTCATGCAAGGGACTCCTTATTCTAAtttcttccctgaaaggagtcagaatgtctttactcctaccccacaaccgAACAATGCATATGTCATTCCTCAAAATAGAGAAAATCAGCCAGACAATTTT GTTGCTCAATTATCTAGCCAAAACTCGCAAAGACAACTGGGTACCTCACCTTCTCATCCAGGTAAACCACATGAAATAGTTAATGCTATCCACCTAAGGAGTGGTTTCACTTATGATAGACCAGAGATGTCTAGAGATGGTGCTGACTTGGTTAATGGAGAATTAGATGTTAATGTTAATGACAAGATTGCTGATCCGTTACCCATTGCTGATGAGTCGACTTCTAATACTAATAAGAAGTCAAATTCTAATAAAGAGAAGAAAGCTACTGAGCCACTAAAT GTATCCGTTCCAGTCACAGAACTCATTACTCAGGCACCTTCTtatgctaagtttatgaaagaaattttaactcGAAATAGAAGTTTTGATGAGGTGGAGACCATTGCCTTTACTGAGGAATGTAGTGTACTCCTACAAAACAAGTCTCCACCAAAATtagctgacccaggtagtttctctatCCCTGGTTCTATAGGCACCCATACTATggataatgctttatgtgatttggGTTCCAGTGttagtgtcttacctttgtctttaGCTAAAAAGATAGGTTTGACTGAGTTTAAATGCACTAATATGACTGTCCAGATAGCAGACCGTTCCTTGTCACGTCCCTTGGAGATCCTAGAAGATGTTCCTATGTGGGTTGGTAAGTTCATTATACCCGTTGATTTCATTGTGTTGGACATTCCTAAGGATACTCATACCCCTATTATCTTAGAGaggccatttttgcacactgctggtgcaataattgacgTAGGAGCGAGAACTTTGACATTTAAGGTGGGGAGTGAGAAATTGACATACACCCAGTTCAGTGTCCGTAGGGCACCTATGCAAGTTGTACCTTGCCATGCTGTTTCCCCTATAGAATATGACAGGGTAGCTGATAGTCATACAGGTTAG